The Eleginops maclovinus isolate JMC-PN-2008 ecotype Puerto Natales chromosome 3, JC_Emac_rtc_rv5, whole genome shotgun sequence genome includes a region encoding these proteins:
- the si:ch211-231m23.4 gene encoding free fatty acid receptor 3: MRVTNCFLLFLEVYIRSSLKYILFEERHIRQTALHFSVFFIFEGNLRKLPVYRKMEQVKGEVILSVYIIAFLIGLPTNLLALYAFSVKIHSRPLPTDILLLNLTVSDLLFLIILPLKMHEAVSGMKWPLPSFLCSITSFTFYSTIYTSSLLLMAVSVVRYIAVAFPITYHQLQKPVYAIIISVVIWLISAAHCSITFVIQHEPSLSSLDSSVCYESFSEKQLMILLPVRLEMFFVLCLIPLLICVYCYLRCILILYSRPRISPMQKQKAIGMASGTVAVFLICVLPYNLSHLFSFFQGKSPSWRHYTLLLSTLNSCIDPIIYYFSSSTFQCIGKKLIFKKHVFTVSGKEPTISS, from the exons ATGAGAGTGACTAATtgtttcctgctgtttctgGAGGTTTATATCAGATCATCTTTGAAATATATCCTCTTTGAGGAAAGGCACATAAGACAAACAGCCCTACACTttagtgtcttttttatttttgaaggcAACTTGAGAAAACTTCCAGTATAt CGTAAAATGGAACAAGTGAAGGGTGAGGTCATTCTCTCAGTATACATCATTGCTTTTCTCATTGGCCTCCCAACAAACCTCCTGGCTCTCTATGCCTTCAGCGTCAAGATCCACTCCAGGCCCCTTCCAACAGACATCCTGCTTCTCAACCTGACGGTCTCGGACCTGCTCTTTTTGATCATCCTTCCTCTCAAGATGCATGAGGCAGTGTCAGGCATGAAATGGCCTTTACCCAGCTTCCTGTGCTCCATCACTTCCTTCACCTTCTACTCAACAATCTACACCAGCTCCTTGCTGCTAATGGCAGTCAGTGTGGTTCGTTACATTGCAGTAGCTTTCCCCATCACCTATCATCAGCTACAGAAACCTGTGTATGCGATAATTATTAGTGTTGTTATTTGGCTGATTTCAGCCGCACACTGCAGTATCACTTTCGTCATTCAGCACGAACCATCCCTGTCCAGCTTGGACTCCAGCGTTTGCTATGAAAGCTTTAGTGAGAAGCAACTGATGATCCTCCTCCCTGTACGTTTGGAGATGTTCTTCGTGCTCTGCCTAATACctcttttaatttgtgtttactGCTACTTGCGCTGCATCTTGATCCTGTACAGTCGCCCGAGGATATCACCGATGCAGAAGCAGAAGGCCATCGGCATGGCCTCTGGGACTGTAGCTGTGTTTCTCATTTGTGTGCTGCCGTACAACCtttctcatttatttagtttctttcaGGGTAAGAGCCCCTCATGGAGGCACTACACCTTGCTGCTTAGCACGTTGAACTCCTGTATCGATCCCATCATCTACTActtttcctcctccactttCCAGTGCATTGGTAAAAAGTTGATTTTCAAGAAGCATGTATTCACTGTTTCAGGAAAAGAGCCCACAATCTCTAGCTGA
- the lim2.5 gene encoding lens intrinsic membrane protein 2.5, protein MMHSFMGGGLFCAIVGNILLVVSTATDYWMQYRLSGSFAHQGLWRYCMSGKCYMQTDSIAYWNATRAFMILSAMSCFAGIIAGILSFAHFSAFERFNRSFAAGIMFFVSTLFVLLAMAIYTGVTVNFLGKRFGDWRFSWSYILGWVALLMTFFAGIFYMCAYRMHECRRVAGPR, encoded by the exons ATGATGCACAGCTTCATGGGAGGGGGCCTCTTTTGTGCCATAGTGGGAAACATCCTGTTGGTGGTGTCCACAGCCACAGACTACTGGATGCAGTACCGTCTGTCTGGCAGCTTTGCCCATCAGGGCCTGTGGAGATACTGCATGTCTGGCAAGTGTTACATGCAGACTGACAGCATTG CCTACTGGAATGCCACTCGTGCTTTCATGATCCTTTCGGCCATGTCATGCTTTGCTGGCATCATCGCAGGAATCCTCTCCTTTGCCCACTTCTCGGCATTTGAGAGGTTCAACCGCTCATTTGCTGCCGGGATCATGTTCTTTGTTTCAA CTCTCTTTGTTCTGCTTGCAATGGCCATTTACACTGGAGTGACTGTGAACTTCCTGGGCAAGCGCTTTGGGGACTGGCGCTTCTCTTGGTCCTACATACTAGGCTGGGTGGCACTGCTCATGACCTTCTTTGCAG GTATATTCTACATGTGTGCCTACAGAATGCATGAGTGCAGAAGAGTGGCTGGCCCACGTTAA